One segment of Rhodanobacter thiooxydans DNA contains the following:
- the queF gene encoding NADPH-dependent 7-cyano-7-deazaguanine reductase QueF (Catalyzes the NADPH-dependent reduction of 7-cyano-7-deazaguanine (preQ0) to 7-aminomethyl-7-deazaguanine (preQ1) in queuosine biosynthesis) — protein MSTPEHSPLGKDTVYADRYDPGLLFPIPRADKRAEIGLGEVLPFHGVDIWNAYELSWLDQRGKPQVALAEFHVPAASPSIIESKSFKLYLNGFAQERIADAATLSATLMHDLSAAAGAVVNVQLRDARAAALPVIDLDGHLLDDQDIAIDHYGPPNADFLQADTTATPVAETLVSHLLRSNCPVTGQPDWGSVQIAYRGAPIDHAGLLRYLVSFRTHNEFHEQCVERIFVDLTQCCAPRQLSVYARYTRRGGLDINPFRSSTPATPANPRTVRQ, from the coding sequence ATGAGCACCCCCGAACACTCCCCGCTCGGCAAGGACACGGTCTACGCCGACCGTTACGATCCCGGCCTGCTGTTTCCGATCCCCCGCGCCGACAAGCGCGCCGAGATCGGCCTGGGCGAGGTGCTGCCGTTCCACGGCGTGGACATCTGGAACGCCTACGAGTTGTCGTGGCTCGACCAGCGCGGCAAGCCGCAGGTTGCCCTGGCCGAGTTCCACGTGCCGGCGGCCTCGCCCAGCATCATCGAGTCGAAGTCGTTCAAGCTGTACCTCAACGGCTTCGCGCAAGAGCGCATCGCGGACGCCGCGACGCTGTCCGCCACCCTGATGCACGACCTGTCCGCGGCGGCCGGTGCGGTGGTCAACGTGCAACTGCGCGACGCACGCGCCGCTGCGCTTCCCGTGATCGATCTGGACGGCCATCTGCTCGATGACCAGGACATCGCCATCGACCACTACGGCCCGCCAAACGCCGATTTCCTGCAGGCCGACACCACCGCCACGCCGGTGGCGGAAACCCTGGTCTCGCACTTGCTGCGCTCGAACTGCCCGGTCACCGGACAACCCGACTGGGGCAGCGTGCAGATCGCCTACCGCGGCGCACCGATCGACCACGCCGGCCTGCTGCGCTACCTGGTCTCGTTCCGCACCCACAACGAGTTCCACGAGCAATGCGTGGAACGCATCTTCGTCGACCTGACGCAGTGCTGCGCGCCACGGCAGCTCAGCGTGTACGCGCGCTACACCCGCCGCGGCGGACTGGACATCAACCCGTTCCGCAGCAGCACGCCGGCCACGCCCGCCAACCCGCGCACGGTTCGGCAGTAG
- a CDS encoding aldo/keto reductase, which translates to MQTRTLGKNGPEVSALGLGCMGMSAFYGTHDDAESIATIHRAMDRGLNLLDTADMYGPHTNEVLLGKAIKGRREQAFIATKFGIVRDPDNPAARGVNGRPDYVRAACDASLKRLGIDTIDLYYQHRVDPTVPIEETVGAMAGLVSAGKVRHLGLSEASGATLERACKVHPIAALQSEFSLWTRDPQTNGMLDACRKLGVSLVAYSPLGRGFLTGAIRSPDDFDADDYRRNSPRFMGDNFTRNLRLVEQVKSLAADKGCSPAQLALAWVLAQGDDVLAIPGTRKRSRLDENLAALDVRLSPAELAAIDAVFPPDAVAGNRYADSMMHMVNV; encoded by the coding sequence ATGCAGACCCGCACTCTTGGAAAGAATGGCCCCGAAGTCTCCGCCCTCGGCCTCGGCTGCATGGGCATGAGCGCGTTCTACGGCACCCACGACGACGCCGAGTCGATCGCCACCATCCACCGCGCGATGGATCGCGGCCTCAACCTGCTCGACACCGCCGACATGTACGGTCCGCACACCAACGAGGTACTGCTGGGCAAGGCGATCAAGGGTCGCCGCGAACAGGCCTTCATCGCCACCAAGTTCGGCATCGTGCGCGACCCGGACAACCCGGCCGCACGCGGCGTCAACGGCCGTCCGGACTACGTGCGCGCCGCCTGCGACGCCAGCCTCAAGCGGCTGGGCATCGACACCATCGACTTGTACTACCAGCATCGCGTCGACCCGACCGTGCCGATCGAAGAGACCGTCGGCGCGATGGCCGGGCTGGTTAGCGCGGGCAAGGTGCGCCATCTCGGCCTGAGCGAGGCCTCCGGCGCCACGCTGGAGCGCGCGTGCAAGGTGCATCCGATCGCGGCGCTGCAAAGCGAGTTCTCGCTGTGGACGCGCGACCCGCAAACCAACGGCATGCTCGATGCCTGCCGCAAACTCGGCGTCAGCCTGGTGGCCTATTCGCCGCTGGGTCGCGGCTTCCTCACCGGCGCGATCCGCTCGCCGGACGACTTCGACGCCGACGACTACCGGCGCAACAGTCCACGCTTCATGGGCGACAACTTCACCCGCAACCTGCGGCTGGTCGAGCAGGTGAAATCACTGGCCGCCGACAAGGGCTGCTCGCCCGCGCAGCTGGCGCTGGCCTGGGTGCTGGCGCAGGGCGACGACGTGCTGGCGATTCCCGGCACGCGCAAGCGCTCACGGCTGGACGAAAACCTGGCTGCGCTCGACGTGCGGCTCAGCCCTGCCGAGCTCGCCGCCATCGACGCGGTATTCCCGCCCGATGCCGTCGCCGGCAACCGCTACGCCGACTCGATGATGCACATGGTGAACGTGTAA
- a CDS encoding glutathione S-transferase family protein, whose product MSQRLRVIGNYLSPYVRKVLVCLELKGLEYEVDPIAPFVGDDEFSRLSPLRRIPVLVDGALVLNDSSVICQYLEDRQPTPALYPRDIADRARARWLEEYADTRLADGLIWRLFYQLAIKRHIFGEVPNEAVVQHARDQAIPAALDYLEQQLPDDGFVFGALSIADISLASFFRTASFVRYAIDAERWPLMAALVAQVQALPVFRKLAGFEDCMLRLPLAEQRGALITAGAPLTSDTLGTSTPRPGPPRAS is encoded by the coding sequence ATGTCGCAGCGCCTCAGAGTCATCGGCAATTACCTCTCGCCCTACGTGCGCAAGGTGCTGGTGTGCCTGGAGCTGAAGGGGCTGGAATATGAAGTCGACCCGATCGCGCCGTTCGTGGGCGACGACGAGTTTTCCCGGCTGAGCCCGCTGCGCCGCATCCCGGTGCTGGTCGACGGCGCGCTGGTGCTCAACGACTCCTCGGTGATCTGCCAGTACCTGGAGGACCGGCAGCCCACGCCGGCGCTCTACCCGCGCGACATCGCCGATCGCGCCCGCGCGCGCTGGCTGGAGGAATACGCCGACACGCGGCTGGCCGACGGGTTGATCTGGCGGCTGTTCTATCAACTCGCGATCAAGCGCCACATCTTCGGCGAAGTGCCCAACGAGGCGGTGGTGCAGCACGCGCGCGACCAGGCGATCCCTGCCGCACTCGACTACCTGGAGCAGCAGCTGCCGGACGACGGCTTCGTGTTCGGTGCACTGTCGATCGCCGATATCAGCCTCGCCAGCTTCTTCCGCACCGCCTCGTTCGTGCGCTACGCGATCGACGCGGAACGCTGGCCGCTGATGGCCGCGCTGGTGGCGCAGGTGCAGGCGCTGCCGGTGTTCCGGAAACTGGCCGGCTTCGAGGACTGCATGCTGCGCCTGCCGCTGGCCGAGCAGCGCGGCGCCCTTATCACCGCTGGCGCCCCGCTGACCAGCGACACGCTCGGCACCAGCACGCCGCGCCCCGGCCCACCACGCGCGTCGTGA
- a CDS encoding acyl-CoA thioesterase codes for MPPAPIEARLLEMVFPDHTNHLGTLFGGQALAWMDKAAFIVASRYARRTVVTARSEEVNFRVPVRTGQLVELVASVVRVGRSSMHVEVEMTAEDPLSGDRRICTTGRFVMIALDSNGSPTAIPALPDTIDPA; via the coding sequence ATGCCGCCTGCCCCGATCGAAGCCCGCCTGCTGGAAATGGTTTTCCCCGACCACACCAATCACCTCGGCACCCTGTTCGGCGGCCAGGCGCTGGCGTGGATGGACAAGGCCGCCTTCATCGTGGCCTCGCGCTACGCACGGCGCACCGTGGTCACCGCGCGCTCGGAGGAGGTGAACTTCCGCGTGCCGGTGCGTACCGGCCAGCTGGTCGAACTGGTCGCCAGCGTGGTCAGGGTCGGCCGCAGTTCGATGCACGTCGAGGTGGAAATGACCGCCGAGGATCCGCTCAGCGGCGACCGCCGGATCTGCACCACCGGCCGCTTCGTGATGATCGCGCTGGATTCCAACGGCTCGCCCACGGCGATCCCGGCGCTGCCGGACACCATCGACCCCGCTTGA
- a CDS encoding S9 family peptidase: MGLKIGSSRVLGALVMGTLSAGVAAQGRTLSANDYAQAERFMSYNTAPLVDHAVQKVDWLDDGHFWYVDHDAGGDHFVRMDAASGKAAPLFDQVKLAAALGKASGKPVDAEKLPVTGYEAKPDGRIDVAVRGKHYVCDLAAAEASCVDRASLVKTGKEPGALSPDKQSEAFIRDWNLWLRDVASGKETQLTTDGVENFGYATDNAGWKHTDNAIVEWSPDSKRIATFQQDQRKTGEMYLVSTNVGHPKLEKWKYPLVGDKDVTMIERVIIDVAAKKVTRLQMPPDQHRSSLCDDVSCGPDGGWDDVKWAADGKTLAFVSTSRDHKHEWLRIADANTGKVRTVFEEVVPTYYESGNGAVNWRYLPETNEAIWFSERNNWGNLYLYDLTSGKLKHAITRGDGNVTEVLKVDPKTRTVWFRGVGRTAGVNPYYQQFFKVSLDGGKPVLLTPEAADHTVTLSPDGKAFVDAYSTPTTPPVTVLRSAVDGRQLASVATADISRLKAAGWVPPIPFTVKGRDGKTDLYGMMFKPTNFDASKKYPIIDYIYPGPQTGSVRGRSFSSARADHQAMAELGFIVIALDGMGTPWRSKAFHDAYFEHVEDNTLPDQVLGIKELGKKYPWIDLDRVGIWGHSGGGNATAAAMFHYPDFFKVGWAESGNHDNRNYEDDWAEKWQGLLVTDKDGKTNYDAQANQSFAKNLKGRLMLVHGTMDDNVPPYQTLLVADALIKANKDFDLLLIPNVHHGYAAATPYATRRRWDYFVQYLAGNTPPHEYQLKAWPWR; encoded by the coding sequence ATGGGTTTGAAGATCGGCAGTTCACGCGTGCTTGGCGCGCTGGTCATGGGAACATTGTCCGCCGGCGTGGCCGCGCAGGGACGGACGTTGAGCGCGAACGACTACGCGCAGGCGGAACGCTTCATGAGCTACAACACCGCACCGCTGGTCGATCACGCGGTGCAGAAGGTCGACTGGCTGGATGACGGCCACTTCTGGTATGTCGACCACGATGCCGGCGGCGATCACTTCGTGCGGATGGATGCGGCCAGCGGCAAGGCCGCGCCGCTGTTCGATCAGGTGAAGCTGGCCGCGGCGCTGGGCAAGGCCAGCGGCAAGCCGGTCGATGCGGAGAAGTTGCCGGTGACCGGCTACGAGGCGAAGCCGGACGGCCGCATCGACGTCGCCGTGCGCGGCAAGCACTACGTATGCGACCTCGCCGCCGCCGAGGCGAGCTGCGTCGACCGCGCCTCGCTGGTGAAGACCGGCAAGGAGCCGGGCGCGCTGTCGCCGGACAAGCAGAGCGAGGCGTTCATCCGCGACTGGAACCTGTGGCTGCGCGACGTCGCCAGCGGCAAGGAAACCCAGCTCACCACCGACGGCGTCGAGAACTTCGGCTACGCCACCGACAACGCCGGCTGGAAGCACACCGACAACGCGATCGTGGAGTGGTCGCCGGATTCGAAGCGGATCGCCACCTTCCAGCAGGACCAGCGCAAGACTGGCGAGATGTACCTGGTCAGCACCAACGTCGGCCATCCGAAGCTGGAGAAGTGGAAGTACCCGCTGGTCGGCGACAAGGACGTGACGATGATCGAGCGCGTCATCATCGATGTCGCCGCGAAGAAGGTCACGCGCCTGCAGATGCCGCCGGACCAGCACCGCTCCAGCCTGTGCGACGACGTCAGCTGCGGCCCCGATGGCGGCTGGGACGACGTGAAGTGGGCGGCGGACGGCAAGACGCTGGCCTTCGTCTCCACCTCGCGCGATCACAAGCACGAGTGGTTACGCATCGCCGACGCGAACACCGGCAAGGTGCGCACGGTGTTCGAGGAAGTGGTGCCGACGTACTACGAGAGCGGCAATGGTGCGGTGAACTGGCGCTACCTGCCCGAGACGAACGAGGCGATCTGGTTCAGCGAGCGCAACAACTGGGGCAACCTGTACCTGTACGACCTCACCAGCGGCAAGCTCAAGCATGCGATCACCAGGGGCGACGGCAACGTCACCGAGGTGCTGAAGGTCGATCCGAAGACGCGCACCGTGTGGTTCCGCGGCGTCGGCCGCACGGCGGGCGTGAACCCGTACTACCAGCAGTTCTTCAAGGTCAGCCTGGACGGCGGCAAGCCGGTGCTGCTGACGCCGGAAGCGGCCGACCATACGGTGACGCTGTCGCCGGACGGCAAGGCCTTCGTCGATGCGTATTCCACCCCGACCACGCCGCCGGTCACCGTGCTGCGCAGCGCGGTCGACGGCCGTCAGCTGGCCAGCGTGGCCACCGCCGACATCTCGCGCCTGAAGGCCGCCGGCTGGGTACCGCCAATCCCGTTCACCGTGAAGGGCCGCGACGGCAAGACCGACCTGTACGGCATGATGTTCAAGCCGACGAACTTCGATGCGTCGAAGAAGTACCCGATCATCGACTACATCTATCCGGGCCCGCAGACCGGTTCGGTGCGGGGGCGCAGCTTCTCCTCCGCACGCGCCGACCACCAGGCGATGGCGGAACTCGGCTTCATCGTGATCGCGCTCGACGGCATGGGCACGCCGTGGCGCTCCAAGGCGTTCCACGACGCCTACTTCGAGCACGTCGAGGACAACACGCTGCCTGACCAGGTGCTTGGCATCAAGGAACTCGGCAAGAAGTATCCGTGGATCGACCTGGACCGCGTCGGCATCTGGGGCCATTCCGGCGGCGGCAACGCCACCGCCGCGGCGATGTTCCACTACCCCGACTTCTTCAAGGTCGGCTGGGCCGAGAGCGGCAACCACGACAACCGCAACTACGAGGACGACTGGGCCGAGAAGTGGCAGGGCCTGCTGGTGACCGACAAGGACGGCAAGACCAACTACGACGCCCAGGCCAACCAGAGTTTCGCCAAGAACCTCAAGGGTCGCCTGATGCTGGTGCACGGCACCATGGACGACAACGTGCCGCCCTACCAGACCCTGCTGGTGGCCGACGCGCTGATCAAGGCGAACAAGGATTTCGACCTGCTGCTGATCCCGAATGTCCACCACGGCTACGCCGCAGCCACCCCGTACGCCACCCGCCGTCGTTGGGACTACTTCGTGCAGTACCTGGCCGGCAACACGCCGCCGCACGAGTACCAGCTGAAGGCGTGGCCCTGGCGCTGA
- a CDS encoding M56 family metallopeptidase yields the protein MNTLGHLADVLFTRLVWTSIQASVLIAVVLLIVRLLPRLPAALRCSLWWLVSLQLLLGLCWHAPLALPLLAPVTTSANEPSIPAALAREPAASIALRATPTPSHEPAPHSVATESPLSWRVLLPLLWLTAMLAQLPLLARQWRRSRQLLEQAAPLADVPMQILCAQRARALGLRRCPPLYVCADIDSPQVNGLRQPVVLFPAVHAMTPAESAMAIAHELAHLRRGDLWLGWLPAIASRLFFFHPMVRWAMREYAFEREAACDADVLRQTDTPPHAYAQLLLRLGVSRPIHAGLAGASPTFQNLKRRLTMLQHVDPVSHRHLRGWLLVALVAMAGVLPYRVTAANSKQHNAASPVASTTAVAPAAPVAAMRSVPPAPPAPPMNTLPAPPPPVAALPPPPPPSAPLPPPPPPPPPSRTHSFSAHHVSIETSSDAAYGFALLDGDSVTVNGSDADVDAVNRLRKGNEPILWFRRGNKSYVVRDSTYLQRAKAIYAPVSELGRQQGELGGEQGRLGGEQGGLGARQGSLGMRQGQLAAEQAKLAGAQAALDMDPHNDKRRAEVEAAQTHLQAGENDLARQQDELARQQDALAKQQDALGAKQDALGKRQEQATAEANRQISALIDEALAKGVAKPTALR from the coding sequence ATGAACACTCTCGGCCACCTCGCGGATGTGTTGTTCACCCGGCTCGTCTGGACGTCCATCCAGGCCAGCGTACTGATCGCCGTGGTGCTGCTGATCGTGCGCCTGTTGCCACGACTGCCGGCCGCGCTGCGTTGCTCGCTGTGGTGGCTGGTCAGCCTGCAATTGCTGCTCGGGCTGTGCTGGCACGCGCCACTGGCGCTGCCGCTGCTGGCACCGGTCACCACCAGCGCGAACGAGCCATCCATCCCGGCCGCGCTGGCACGCGAACCGGCAGCGTCCATCGCCCTTCGCGCCACACCGACACCATCACACGAGCCAGCACCACACAGCGTCGCGACAGAGTCACCCCTTTCCTGGCGGGTGCTGCTGCCCCTGCTCTGGCTGACGGCCATGCTGGCGCAATTACCCTTGCTGGCGCGCCAGTGGCGTCGCTCGCGTCAGTTGCTGGAGCAGGCCGCACCATTGGCCGACGTGCCGATGCAGATCCTGTGCGCGCAACGTGCACGCGCGCTCGGCCTGCGGCGTTGCCCACCGCTGTACGTCTGCGCCGATATCGATTCACCCCAGGTGAACGGCCTGCGCCAGCCGGTGGTGCTGTTTCCCGCCGTGCATGCGATGACGCCCGCCGAATCGGCGATGGCCATTGCGCACGAACTGGCTCATCTGCGGCGCGGCGACCTGTGGCTGGGCTGGCTGCCGGCCATCGCCTCGCGACTGTTCTTCTTCCATCCCATGGTGCGGTGGGCGATGCGCGAGTACGCCTTCGAACGCGAGGCCGCCTGCGACGCCGACGTGCTGCGGCAGACCGACACGCCACCCCATGCATACGCCCAGCTGCTGCTGCGCCTGGGCGTATCCCGTCCGATCCACGCCGGTCTTGCCGGCGCGTCCCCCACGTTCCAGAACCTGAAGAGGCGACTGACCATGCTCCAGCATGTTGACCCCGTTTCCCACCGGCATTTGCGCGGATGGCTGCTGGTGGCGCTGGTCGCCATGGCCGGCGTGCTGCCTTACCGCGTCACCGCCGCGAACAGCAAACAGCACAATGCCGCGTCGCCGGTGGCCAGCACCACGGCCGTTGCGCCGGCGGCACCGGTGGCCGCCATGCGATCCGTCCCCCCGGCGCCTCCAGCGCCACCCATGAACACACTACCCGCGCCTCCGCCGCCCGTTGCAGCGCTCCCGCCCCCTCCGCCGCCAAGCGCGCCCTTGCCGCCTCCGCCTCCGCCGCCCCCACCGTCTCGCACGCACAGCTTTTCAGCACACCACGTCAGTATCGAAACCTCGTCCGATGCTGCCTACGGTTTCGCCTTGCTCGATGGCGATTCGGTCACGGTCAACGGCTCGGACGCCGACGTCGATGCGGTGAACCGGCTGCGCAAGGGAAACGAGCCCATCCTGTGGTTCCGTCGCGGCAACAAGTCCTACGTGGTTCGCGACAGCACCTACCTCCAGCGTGCCAAGGCCATCTATGCACCGGTAAGCGAGCTGGGAAGACAGCAGGGTGAGCTGGGTGGCGAGCAGGGACGCCTAGGCGGCGAGCAAGGCGGGCTTGGCGCACGACAGGGTTCGCTGGGCATGCGCCAGGGGCAACTGGCCGCCGAACAGGCCAAGCTGGCAGGCGCGCAGGCGGCGCTGGACATGGATCCACACAACGACAAGCGCCGGGCCGAAGTCGAGGCGGCGCAGACACATCTGCAGGCCGGTGAAAACGACCTCGCTCGGCAACAGGACGAGCTGGCGCGCCAGCAGGATGCGCTCGCCAAACAGCAGGATGCGCTCGGCGCAAAGCAGGATGCGCTGGGCAAACGGCAGGAGCAGGCCACCGCTGAAGCCAACCGGCAGATCAGTGCCTTGATCGACGAAGCACTGGCCAAGGGCGTCGCGAAGCCGACGGCCCTGCGCTGA
- a CDS encoding BlaI/MecI/CopY family transcriptional regulator, giving the protein MRKPTIGDQELALLQHIDDSGAASVGEVAASFGEPRGLARSTVLTMMERLRGKGYLKRKQLSGMFRYSTATGAGEAVRSAVGSFVEKTLSGSVSPFVAWMSEHGEVSDSELAELEALVAQLQSRRKGA; this is encoded by the coding sequence ATGCGCAAACCCACCATCGGCGACCAGGAACTGGCGCTGCTGCAGCACATCGACGACTCCGGCGCCGCCTCGGTCGGCGAGGTGGCGGCAAGTTTCGGCGAGCCGCGCGGGCTGGCCCGCTCCACCGTGCTGACCATGATGGAGCGGCTGCGCGGCAAGGGTTATCTCAAGCGCAAGCAACTGAGCGGCATGTTCCGCTACAGCACCGCCACTGGCGCCGGCGAAGCGGTGCGCAGCGCGGTGGGCAGCTTCGTCGAGAAGACGCTGAGCGGTTCGGTCTCGCCGTTCGTGGCGTGGATGTCGGAACACGGCGAAGTCTCCGACAGCGAACTGGCCGAACTCGAGGCGCTGGTGGCGCAGCTGCAATCGCGACGCAAGGGAGCATGA